The Bactrocera dorsalis isolate Fly_Bdor chromosome 3, ASM2337382v1, whole genome shotgun sequence genomic interval aattttcaaaatttgaagacgaattaagcactttaaaaaatgacgaagaaaatttaaaagcagaagttcttcaattaagtaatcgtgtgcgagaactgcaactgcatggccctgctccatcaacaaataatcaaagattgaaggcacccacattcgatggaagtattccatttcaaattttcaaacttcagtttgaaaagacagcaatggccaataactggaatgcagcggacaaagtagcgtccttgtttgtatcattgaaaggacctgcggcagaaatccttcagactattccagactgtgaacgggacaactatgaggcattgatgagtgcgatagaaagacgatatggcagtgagcaccggaaacaaatataccagatcgaactgcaaaataggggtcagaagatgaacgagtcattgcaagagtttgcaactgaaatagaacgactggctcatttggcaaatgcagatgcacctgtggattacattgagagggtaaaaattcaatgtttcataaatggaattcgtgatgtggacaccaaacgcgccacatatgcattgccgaaaagaacgtttgctgaaacggtttcgcacgccctcacacaggaaacagcttccctactaagtaaaccagcactcaaagtacaaagagttgaaacggaacaaccagcgctgatggaagaaatattgaagactctgaagacaattgctgcacagcgagtaaatacaacaggcagatgtttcaactgtggaaaagcgggtcactttgcccgtaattgcaatataaaggtaaacccatcaaaacggaatcaaccaacagaacaccgaaagaggattcaccacaaaaatgcggatgcattatcgcgtcgcccttgtccactggaatgtaaacattgctccaaatcagaaggaaaagaaggtataatcgacgtgcgattactgaatatagaacctgaggatgattggactcctcaccgcatcagaatcaatcagctggaggaccctgatcttgcaaagctgataatagccaaagaaaatggggtacgaccaccaaaggaacaaataagtagcgagagtccaacggcaaaagcatattgggcccaatggaacagcataaacctcgttaatggataccttcatcgtacctgggaaagcgaagatgccaaacagtctcgtctgctgatcatagtaccgaagtccatgattccgaaagtattgaaagaatatcacaatggacctagtggagggcaccttggaattacaaaaactatagagaagattaaacaacggttctactggatcggttgtcgagattccatagcaaaatggataagtaattgcgtagagtgcatggcagctaaaggtcctaaagccaaaagtcgcggtaggctgcaacagcacaacgtgggatcaccatttgaacgagtcgcaatggatgttgcaggtccgttcccaaccagtacgaccggaaacaaatatctactggttgtcatggattatttcagtaaatgggcagaagtatatgccttaccaaaccaagaagcgaagacagtagccgaagcgtttgtagaaaattggataacaaggttcggagtgcccatcgaattacactcagatcaaggcaggaatttcgaatcttccattttccaagaagtctgtacattattgggcatccacaagacacggacaacagcgttacatccacaatcagatggaatggtggagagattcaaccgaacgctcgaagaacatctgcggaaaatcgttgataaagatcaacggaattgggacaagtgcatccagatgttcctgctggcgtatcgttcagcgaagcacgagacaactggttacacgccagcaaagattattttcggatctgatctgcgactccctgctgatcttaagtttggaacaaATCCttcagctgtaagaaatgatggagattattgttctgccttaaaggaagaaatgaatgaattgcatctaatggtaagacagcatacgtatctgatgagcaataagatgaaggaccggttcatccaagcggcaaattcaaaaggttttgaagaaggtgatctggtcctgttgtacaatccacttcgaaagaaaggcttgtccccgaaactgcagacagcctgggaaggaccctatatggtgatgaaacgacttaatgacgtggtgtaccgcatacaaagaaatgggaaagcacgatgtaaaatgaaagtagtacatttggagaggctcgccccatttggttcaagaggatttgtgcctaatcgggacgattaggctttagtggagggcagtgttacaaaaagtagtattaagttgtatttgtattgctatatgcatcccttattatgaacaatagttgtaggtatatggaatagcatttgtcttgttgtagacatctggcgccgcggctgtctgcttgagaaacaatagacatctggcgccgcactgtctgcttgtcgaaacaatagacatctggcgccacagccgtctgcttgaacaattacagagtctggcgccgcggctgtctgcttgcgtccggcgccgtatagcattatgttctggtaatttccagacgcaatattctggaaggacacgtcggcatcagcgagaagtgcgtggctatataagccgtggcagcgccaacgtaatcattcagtgctaagagtaaactgctatagtgtagacgagttgtgaaataaagagttgttgaattaaattaaatagtgttggttttatttgtcaatccagagatacgaacctaacaaagtaaactagcaagcagtaaattcgtaacaatacatAGGTTTGAtaagtaatatatttaaatacataaatatatattggttTTGCTCATTAAAagtcatgttaaaagaccaagcgatCGCACATTTGCCCATTAttattatgtgtgcatgttaaaaaatataaaagaatcatacgcaaattgtttgtaaatttgtctgtatgcaacatacatatgtaaatatgtacactagagtgggtcaatttgtatgaagcaaaaaaaatgcaccaagcggttatcaaaatcgtaaactacgatgaattctaagaaaatttgcccaagaaaccatggctctaaaatcaaaacggagcctccggtttttaacgagaaacttttcattttgttttttttttcaataaatgaaatggaaaagagtaacaactactggagccgaaaacatcaagctgtgaccgtacagaaaaataccgttatatgggaggtggccgtagtttttgcccaattttaatcattttcataatctcacctaactaggtacaatctaaaatgtgtacccaatttagtcgaaatcgataaagaagttccagagatttacatatgcactcaaaagtgggcggtgacatgccaaaattttcatattgtcgaatttctggctgcaatacaacaccgaataccaaactcaagatgtttcccttcaacagttattaaaatttccgatctttagtgttttcaaaaattaccgttatatggtaggtgggcgtggttattatccgatttcgatcattttccagatatctcttaagtaggcattgtgtaatatgtataccaaatttgaacgaaatcggtggggtggttccagagatatgcatatgaactcataagtgggcagtgccacgccccctataaaaaatttctgtactgtcgaattttctgcttaaatacaacatcacataccaaatttgagcaaattagcttcgatagctacaaaacaagcaaacaatcgacagaggcataggaattggattttttttttacaaaatacaatatacgaaattttcttgctaaaaaccggaggctcgattttcattttagacccttggtttcttgggcaaattttcttagaattcatcgtagtttacgattttgataaccgctttgtcaagaaaaaaattgacccactctaatgtacacTCAATGCTCCATGGGTGGCTAAAATAGTCTCAGACCCCCCCACAATATTACACTCCCACACCACACACATTAACATACACCACATCATCATTACATTCCACATCACTCGTACACAAATACTACAACATCACGATTTCAACATAccaaaaaaaggaacaaaagggACGGACGGACAAGGCACCAGGCTCTTTCGCATTATCGCTACGAACTCGCAAGCATCGCTTTCAGTTCCTCCGATGAGTTAAtcgctttttcatttttttcgttgcgcctttttaattatttccttGCAAGGTAAGTGCCGCTTTAAAGtgcttatgtatatactaaCTCATtaaaacatggtccttcgagccgtaaCGGACGGCACAAGTGGtgatataaattagaaaaaaataaataaaaatttaaaaaataataataaaaattttgtaacagaAAAAAAGGTGGTGTCTAAGTGAACAAAAAAAGGCcgattgtgacaaaaaaaaaaatataagcggtgaaaaaattttttgtaaaaaataaaacaacggtggtgacaaagtaaacaaaaatggcCGTTAGTcacaaggaaaaaaaaaaaaacaaaatcagacATAAacggtgaaaaatatttttgtaaaacaaaaaaaaaaacaaagttggTGACAAAGtgaaaaccaaaagccgttggTGACAAAACCAAAGTACCGGTAGtgccaaaaacaaacaaaaaaaaaatgcatatatgtaatataagtaATCGACTTCGattactgaagatcgattccgaaaaatcgattattttacgagaacaTATAATAACCGCGTGCACATATAATAACCTTCGCACAATAACCATCACaaagaaaagattttttttccatggtatttaaatggaaaatagaaaatttgaaagaggcacctcttaatattaatattaatagctCATCTTTTGAatgacttttttcacattttcgaaagtttttagcctgtttttcagttgaaaaaaaaggttgcctcagaatgacacaccctagtatatatgtatgtttgtactggCAAAATCAGAAAAACCCGTTTAAACAGGTTTAAAAACGGATgccagtaaaataaaaaaaactatcggAATTATATTTCCCGAGccctttaaacaaaaaaaagattaaaatgtACATATCACTTTACTAATATTATTGCTGCCTTTTCATGCGATTATATTAAAGGGCTGcatgaatacgcaaaaaacaaactttgagtcactgtccaaaaatttcaactcgcACTCACTGATacaacgtaaaaatgaattctcatgtttgggtaaaataaggaccgagtctcattagtgagaacaacaacgagttcgctcaactcatagcaCTCTCACAAGTAACGATCCACTCTCTGTAGAATTGgtctaccaaagcatttcattctgttggtgtgaattaattctgtgcaagaaggatgttggatgagtgaatgatgttcgtgtgaattaacaactgttaaCTCGAGTTATTGTAGTTGcacgactagaaagaagtatgtaaatacgcatagataattacatacgaatgtgaataaaaaaatgtttccaatattaaattttattgcaattttcgtgAAGTTTATTTAGGCATTAATAGATTTAacaaagtattataaaaaataaaaatattttagaactaaaacctgtcctttggaacaattgaaaaaaaaaaactctttttaaatcacaaaatacatacaacttttagttccaaagtattacatttttattagttacattcGCATTCATTTCCAGTCCAATTAACTCATGTGtaaatatacctatgtattaTGCTGATAAACTGTCgataaatcgtaaaaaaaacattagggaaaaccaaaaaacataCGTAAACAGAGACACAGGTGTAAATTGTATTACTACATGGCAAATATTAGCAAACAATTCCACTGAATTTCGCGGtcaattacaaaaattgaatctgacaaaactattttaccccCTTTTATCTCCctatacacaaaacaaatgacgaatttaaatatttaataaactgtctcgGTTAAGCGTCTACGGTCAGTTCAATGCAGGCAAACATGTTGTGTGGAAAACCCTTCcgtttatcttctctatttgcttgcttagctgaacactatgggtgcacgctgttctgttaaaagaatgagagaaacaatgaattcacataacaataagtgacgatcacacactattccactaccaagcgaacgctaacgctttgctttcactgctggttgatgatatgagtgtgagtttggtttgtttatgagatgaatgagctgagtctacctgctagcgataaacagcaactcacaatgtcttctctgtatctgcattcacataattccaactcagcgtcggcgcttaactcgagttatgagatgaattcataaattctctgttgcattcatagcgtgaattaattcttgcaaccctttagattatatgtacatttgtatacatatacacacataacacaatacaaaaatacaaattcaagTATCTATTTGCACTATtctcccgcaataccccttctgCTTCTTAAAGCTGTAAGCAGGATTGTTTATAAAAAACGCAAGCTAAGGCAGAACTAtaacaaaagcgaaaaataataacaaaaaaagaagagaattaatatagtacaaacatacatatatacacattctATTGGCATAGGTTGTAATTTGCGTTTTCGTTTAtataaattgataaatatttgaatatttacataaacatttacagatgtacatatatacatatctatagaGAAGCCGTAAGCATAAGTGCAGACGGCAAAAATACCTGCCCTTTATTGGCATATCTTCTCTCAGTGTGAAAATATTGCggaaaaccaacaaaaattacGCTGGTTGATATAAAATTCACCACACTACATAAATATCGCTTCAAAGTCTACTTTGGCATCCATctcgcaataccccttgttctttgaCCGTCAAAAAAGAGCAGGATTGCATACAACagcataatacatatacatatacatatgcatgtacaaagtgcagtgatctctaaacgAGCTCTCACTAGCTCATAAGATAATTACAAAAGATCCGCTTATAGGTGTACCCTATAAGAATTACGAGaacacaatatatataaaagataaaaattaataaataaatattgtatatatacatatatacttacaaaatatatgtacatatatatattcatatatgcatataggaAACATTCTCTGCGGTTATTACTAACTAATTACAACCAAATTAAACCTAATTGAAGTAAATACAGTACACGCGTAATTTACTTATTTCGTTTGAAAAACTCTTATTAACCTACAAGAGTTTCGGCTTCACGTACAATTGAACGCGTTATTGTTATATtaatttcgttcaaaactcttatttacgcaAACGAGTTCGAGTCCaaacacataagtacatatatattcgaaattattttgaaagttcgGTTATCGGTTATGGTTTTATTGATTCTCTTTGAtttgtattgtatatgtatttttcggATAATTTCCACGCACTCACCGTTCTTGATGTTATCAAAAGGCAGAAAACACGAGAATTCTGCAAGAATTTCacaattgatttttattgaaaaaaaagaaggaGTTCAGATATCTAACACAACTTTGGAGTTTAGAagtttaatatatgtaagtgttaAAAAACTGGATATTCGCACAAAGTTGTAAACGTTGGAGCTCGGGTTGAATCGCACGGCTATATCAGCGGATCGTAAAAAAGGAAGTAGTCACGAACTTGTTTCTCCGCCCCTTTTGTTCCCTTTTGGTTGTGGTGAAAAATGCAGTGGTAATGCAGTTATTTGTGAAGTGGATTGTAGGTGGTGTAGAGATGAATGTGGTGAATGAAGCGAGCTAGTGGCGTATATTTTAATGCGGTGAGTTTAGAGTGTTCTGGATGCGGGATTATTGTTGTGGTTAGGTGTTTGGTGTTGGTTATGTGTTGTGTGGAGCAGGAGACTGAAGCTCATTTAgtcatcccggcccccctaggcgaatatttcagcctagaaGACGTTGCAATTGCTGGAGCGTGGCTACAACGGTGCTTAGGTCTGAGGTGCGGCGCGGACGGGGCGTTTATTGCTGGCGTCGTGTCGACGTCCCATTCTGTTGCCGCCGGATACGGGAGGATGATGTAGTTGGCTGTCGACGCGATCGTGCATCCCGGCTTACAGGCGTTCGTCGTACTGCACCACGCTGGTGACTACCAGATTGTTGACCGATGTCGTGCCTGGTGGTTCGGTGCAGCATGGTGTGGTgaggccacatacatatgtatctggcACAATCCTGGGTAGTGTGAATTGAGGCAGTGGCCGTATGCCTGGACGACGCGCAGCCTTTGCTGCGGTGGCAATCCTTTAGAAATGGCGCAGTGCATCAACCAGTGCGGTCAACGACATATTGGGCACTTGATGCGCTGCAGTTCTGCTGCTGATATAGTCATTGACAGCAGTGCTCGCGTTCCACTACGACATATCCACTGGATATGGGTATGGCTGTCATGTTGTGGCATAAGTGGATCGTCAAGTTGATCGATCATTGggttgttttgtttgttattttataatatttattttatcgggTTTATTGGATGGTTTTATCGTTTACGTTTCGATCGGCGGTcggcaaaaagcatagcttaacgagcggtcttgttaactTTCCtgattgcgtacggagatcgactacgcgaatatgaccgtcggagccttggtaaagcttctctatgcggccaagccgccattcggtaggggggagacaatcgtcctgtatcaggacacaatctccaatctttggcgcattttctgtaattttccATCGGTATTCTTGTGGGGGTCCTTgatatagtcttctttccatcggcgactgaaattattatggagaattttaattctttcccatctatttaataaggaaagcgactccacacCTGgttcaggtgtggccagaatgggtgctccttttagaaaatgccctggaatTAGGACTGTTAAATCGGAGGGATCTAGCGAGAGAACCGTGaggggccgtgagttgagaacggcttcgattttagttaataatgtagtgaattcttcataattaaatttgtagctgccagctatcttcttgaaatgagatttgaagctctttacagctgattcccataaaccacccatatgaggagcgcttgggggtataaattgccaattgataccttgcggggcgtacttttgtacgatgtcaggtgatacttgtttaaagaaatccaGGAACTTTttctctgtggctcgttgagctccaatgaatgttttgccattatcgctcatgatttttgatgggaagcc includes:
- the LOC125777121 gene encoding uncharacterized protein LOC125777121, whose product is MLLVAIKQIIAENTSQIAENAVQTENRLIQQIAENAVQTENRLAQQIAENISRITENVVQTENRLAQQMTQIAENTSQIESRLTQQITENNTQVQEKFSKFEDELSTLKNDEENLKAEVLQLSNRVRELQLHGPAPSTNNQRLKAPTFDGSIPFQIFKLQFEKTAMANNWNAADKVASLFVSLKGPAAEILQTIPDCERDNYEALMSAIERRYGSEHRKQIYQIELQNRGQKMNESLQEFATEIERLAHLANADAPVDYIERVKIQCFINGIRDVDTKRATYALPKRTFAETVSHALTQETASLLSKPALKVQRVETEQPALMEEILKTLKTIAAQRVNTTGRCFNCGKAGHFARNCNIKVNPSKRNQPTEHRKRIHHKNADALSRRPCPLECKHCSKSEGKEGIIDVRLLNIEPEDDWTPHRIRINQLEDPDLAKLIIAKENGVRPPKEQISSESPTAKAYWAQWNSINLVNGYLHRTWESEDAKQSRLLIIVPKSMIPKVLKEYHNGPSGGHLGITKTIEKIKQRFYWIGCRDSIAKWISNCVECMAAKGPKAKSRGRLQQYNVGSPFERVAMDVAGPFPTSTAGNKYLLVVMDYFSKWSEVYALPNQEAKTVVEAFVENWITRFVVPVELHSDQKSVHYWASTRHGQQRYIHNQMEWWRDSTERSKNICGKSLIKINGIGTSASRCSCWRIVQRSTRQLVTRQQRLFSDLICDSLLILSLERILQL